Part of the Streptomyces sp. NBC_00457 genome, GTCGGAGACCCTGCGCGGGCCCACGGACGATCCCGGAGTCGTGCGCGAGGCCGCGGCCCGGCTGCTGGAGGCCGTGGACACCACGGGCGGGGTGCGACTGCTGGGGGTGGGCGTCAGCGGGCTCGCCGACTACACCCAGGAGGACCTGTTCGCGCAGGCGGCGGGGGAGCAGGCGGAGAGTGAGGTGGAGGAGCCTGTGGCCGGCGAACCGGTCGAGGTGCAGCCGGCGCCCGTGGAGCGGAGGTGGCCGGCGGGGCATGACGTTCGGCATGGCGAGTACGGGCACGGATGGGTGCAGGGCAGTGGGCTCGGGCGGGTCACGGTGCGGTTCGAGACGCCCGATTCGGAGCCCGGGAGGGTCCGGACTTTCCGGGTCGACGATCCCGAGCTGGAACCCGCGGATCCGTTGCCGCTCGTGCCGCGAAGACCCGAGGGGCCGGAAGAGCCTGAGGTACGGGAGGAGCCCGCGGTGCCTGCGGTTCAGGTGTCGTCCGTGCCGGCCAGCTTGCCGAAGTCGCGGTCCGGGAGCGAGGGCGGTGGGGCGACGTCCAGACCGTAGTGGTGGTAGAGCTGGAGTTCCTGCTCCGGGGAGAGGTGGCGGCCGACGCCGAAGTCGGGGGCGTCCTTGATCAGGGCGCGGTCGAAGGGCACGTGCAGGGCACCCTCTATCAGCTCGCTGGGCTCGAGGGGGACGAAGGCGTCCCTGCTGAACAGGCCGGTGCGTATCGCGGCCCACTCCGGCTCTCCGGTGGCGTCGTCGAGGTAGACCTCGTCGATGGTGCCGATCTTGGTGCCACTGCGGTCGAACGCCTTGCGGCCGATCAGGTTGCGCGGATCGATGTCGGTCTGCACGGGCCCTCCAATTGGTCGCAACTCATCCGTAAGCACTACAAAAGAGCAGATTCACCAAGGTGGCCACTCGAAGGTTGCGGCGTTGACCTCGCTGGTACTCTGGCAGCGGCTGCTGACCCCGTGCGGGAGAGTCCTCCAGACACCATCGGAGGCGCCGAAGGAGCAAATCCTCCCCGGAATCTCTCAGGCTCACGTACCGCACGGACGAGGTCACTCTGGAAAGCAGGGCGGGTGTCGACGGCTTCCGCTCTCACCGACGGTGAAAGCCGGGTGCCCTTGGGCGTCCGGTGAAGCTCTCAGGTTGAGATGACAGAGGGGGAGGCCGTCCGGGCACCCGCGCCGTGGTGTCCCTCGAAGGTCGTGTCAGACCAGGAGGCCTCCGCAATGACCGCCCACCGCATTCCGCTCTCCGAGCTCGAACAGGGAATCCCCTTCGAGCAGCGCCACATCGGGCCCGACCAGGAGGCGCGGGCCAAGATGCTCGCGCAGGTCGGCTACGGCTCCCTCGACGAGCTGACCGCCGCCGCGGTGCCGGATGTGATCAAGAACGCCGACGACCTGGAGCTGCCGGGTGCGCGCACCGAGGCCGAGGTGCTGGCCGAGCTGCGCACGCTGGCCGACCGTAACCAGGTGCTCGGCTCCATGATCGGGCTCGGGTACTACGGGACCTTCACGCCGCCCGTCATCCTGCGGAACGTCATGGAGAACCCGTCCTGGTACACGGCTTACACGCCGTACCAGCCGGAGATCTCCCAGGGGCGGCTCGAGGCGCTGCTGAACTTCCAGACCATGGTCGCCGACCTCACCGGGCTGCCGACCTCCGGTGCCTCGCTGCTCGACGAGGGCACGGCCGCCGCCGAGGCGATGGCGCTGTCCCGGCGGATGGGCAAGAACAAGAAGGGCCTGTTCCTGGTCGACGCGGACGCGCTGCCGCAGACCATCGCCGTGATCGAGACGCGGGCCGAGCCGACCGGCGTCGAGGTCGTCGTCGCCGACCTCAGCGAGGGCATCCCGGCCGAGTTCGCCGAGCGTGAGATCAACGGCGTGCTGATCCAGTACCCGGGCGCCTCCGGTGCCGTACGCGACATCAAGCCGGTCATCGACCGGGCGCACGAGCTGGGCGCGCTCGTCACCGTCGCCGCCGATCTGCTCGCGCTGACGCTGCTGAAGTCGCCGGGTGAGCTGGGTGCCGACATCGCGGTCGGTACGACGCAGCGGTTCGGTGTGCCGATGGGCTTCGGCGGGCCGCACGCCGGATACATGGCCGTACACGAGAAGTTCGCGCGCAGCCTGCCCGGACGGCTGGTGGGCGTGTCCGTCGACGCGGACGGGCACAAGGCGTACCGGCTCGCTCTGCAGACGCGTGAGCAGCACATCCGTCGCGAGAAGGCGACCAGCAACATCTGTACCGCCCAGGTGCTGCTTGCCGTGATGGCCGGGATGTACGCCGTCTACCACGGGCCCGAGGGGCTGAAGGGCATCGCCCGTCGGACGCACCGGTATGCGTCGATCCTCGCCGAAGGGCTGAGGAGCGGTGGTGCCGAGGTCGTCCACGGCGAATACTTCGACACGGTCACCGTCCGGGTTCCGGGGCGGGCCGCCGAGGTCGTCGCCGCCGCGTATGAGAACGGCGTCAACTTGCGGCTGGTGGACGCCGACCTCGTGTCGATCGCCTGTGACGAGACCACGAACCGGGCCCAAGTGGGCGCCGTCTGGAGCGCGTTCGGGGTCGAGGCCGACATCGAGGCGCTGGACTCCGGCGCGGCGGACGCGCTGCCGGACGCGCTGTTGCGCGCCGACGAGTTCCTGACCCACCCGGTCTTCCACCAGCACCGTTCCGAGACCGCGATGCTGCGCTATCTGCGCCGGCTCGCCGACCGGGACTACGCGCTGGACCGCGGCATGATCCCGCTGGGCTCCTGCACCATGAAGCTCAACGCCACGACCGAGATGGAGCCGGTCACCTGGCCCGAGTTCGGGCAGTTGCACCCCTTCGCGCCCGCCGAGCAGGCGCAGGGATACCTCACGCTCATCCGAGAGCTGGAGGAGCGGCTCGCCGAGGTCACCGGGTACGACAAGGTGTCGCTGCAGCCCAACGCCGGTTCGCAGGGCGAGTTCGCCGGGCTGCTCGCCGTACGCGGATATCACCGGGCCAACGGGGACGAGCAGCGGACCGTGTGCCTCATTCCGTCCTCGGCGCACGGGACCAACGCCGCCAGTGCCGTCATGGCCGGGATGAAGGTCGTCGTCGTGAAGACCGCCGAGGACGGCGAGATCGACGTGGCGGATCTGCGGGCGAAGATCGAGCAGTACCGCGACGAGCTGTCGGTGCTGATGATCACGTACCCGTCGACGCACGGTGTGTTCGAGGAGCATGTCGCCGACATCTGCGCGCAGGTGCATGAGGCGGGTGGCCAGGTGTACGTCGACGGCGCCAACCTCAACGCGCTTGTGGGGCTTGCCAAGCCGGGGCACTTCGGCGGTGATGTCTCGCATCTGAATCTCCACAAGACCTTCTGCATTCCGCACGGTGGTGGCGGTCCGGGCGTCGGTCCGGTGGGTGTGCGTGCGCATCTGGCGCCGTATCTGCCGAACCACCCGCTGCAGCCTGCCGCCGGTCCTCAGACGGGTGTCGGGCCGATCTCGGCCGCGCCCTGGGGTTCGGCGGGGATCCTGCCGATCTCGTGGGCGTACGTCCGGCTCATGGGCGGCGAGGGGCTCAAGCGGGCCACGCAGGTGGCGGTGCTCAGCGCCAACTACATCGCCAAGCGGCTCGAGCCGCACTACCCCGTGCTCTACACCGGTCCCGGCGGGCTGGTCGCGCACGAGTGCATCATCGATCTGCGGCCGCTGACCAAGGCGACCGGCGTGAGCGTCGACGATGTCGCCAAGCGGCTGATCGACTACGGGTTCCACGCGCCGACGATGTCGTTCCCGGTGGCCGGGACGCTGATGATCGAGCCGACCGAGTCCGAGGATCTGATCGAACTCGACCGGTTCTGCGAGGCGATGATCGCGATACGGGCGGAGATCGAGAAGGTCGGTTCGGGCGAGTGGCCCGCGGACGACAACCCGCTGCGGAACGCGCCGCACACCGCGGGCGCGCTCGGCGGGGAGTGGAAGCACGCGTACACGCGCGAGGAGGCCGTCTTCCCGGAGGGCGTCTCGGCGTCCGGGAAGTACTGGCCGCCGGTGCGGCGGATCGACCAGGCCTTCGGTGACCGGAACCTGGTGTGCTCCTGCCCGCCGCTGGACGAGTACGAGGACTGAGTCGTACGTCGTCGGAGGGCTCCGCCGTCATGGCGGAGCCTTCCGATGCGTCATGCGGTCGCCAGTGAGACCTCGGTCGACTTGATCAAGGCGACGACCGGCGTGCCGGGTGACAGGGCCAGTTCCGCTGCGGCGTCCTTGGTGATCGCGGCGGTCAGTTCGCCGCCCTCGACGCGGATCTTCACGGAAGCCATCGCGTTGCCGGCGGTGATATCGGTGACCGTGCCGGGGAGCTGGTTGCGGATGGACAGGCCCTCGACCGGGGCGGTGGCGAGGGACACCTCCGTCGACTTCACGAGGGCGCGGACGGCGGAGCCCGGGGCGAGGCCGAGGTCGGTGACGGCTTCCACGGTGATCGCCGCGGTGAGGCTCTGGCCGCCGGTGAGGCGGACGCCGACGGTTGCCATCACCTCGCCGGGCGTGATGGTGACGACCGTGCCGGGGAGCTGGTTGCGGATGCTCAGGGTCATGGGCATCAACCTAGGGCTCCGGGTGGATCATGCCGGGTATGCGTGGGTCTGCGTCGCCTTGACCGTTGCCCACACCGGGGCGCCCGGGTGCAGATCGAGTTCGGCGGCGGCGACCGTGGTGAGGTCGGCGGCGAGCGGGAGTTCGCCGGTGAGGTCCGTGCGGATCTGATCGCCGTGGGTTTCCAGGCCAGCCACTTCGCAGCGCCACAGGTTGCGGGCGCTGGAGCCGGTGGGGCGGTCGCGGTGGAGGGTGACCGCGCTGGGAGGGAAGGCGACGAAGACCGGTCCGGCGAGGTCTTCCGTGGTGGTGATGTCGGGGCCGGCGTCCAGGTGGACCGTGTGGCCCGCTGCCTGTCCCTTGTAGAGGTTCAGGCCTACCAGTTGGGCGATGTAGTCCGTACGGGGATGGCGGGCGATGTCGGACGGGGTGCCCTCCTGGACGACTGCGCCGTGCTCGATGACGACCAGTCGGTCGGCCAGCACCATGGCGTCCAGGGGGTCATGGGTGACCAGGACGGCGACTGCCTCGAAGTCGGCGAGGTGGCGGCGGAGTTGGGCACGGACTTCGAGGCGGGTACGGGCGTCCAGGGCGGCGAGTGGCTCGTCGAGGAGGAGCAGGCGGGGGCGGGTGGCGAGGGCGCGGGCGAGGGCTACGCGTTGGGCCTGGCCGCCGGAGAGGCTGCGGGGCTTGGCGGTGGTGTGCGCGGTGAGGCCCATGCGGTCCAGCCACTCGGCCGCCTGGGCGCGGGCCTCGGCCTTTGTGGCGCCGTGGCAGCGGGGGCCGAAGGCGACGTTGTCCAGGGCGGTGAGGTGGGGGAAGAGGAGGTAGTCCTGGAAGACGACGCCGACCGGGCGGGATTCCGGGGGTGTGTGGTGCAACTCGGTGCCGTCCAGGTGGAGATGGCCGGCGGTGAGGGGGGTGAGGCCGGCGAGGGCGCGGAGGGCGGTGGTTTTGCCTGCGCCGTTGGGGCCGAGTAGGGCTACTACCTCGCCGGGGGCGGCGGTGAGGGTGATGTTCAGGTGGAAGGGGCCGCGGGTGACGGTGAGGTGGGCGTCGAGGCCTTCTGGGTTTGTGCGGCTGGTGTGCTGGTGTGCTTTGTCCAGGTCGGTCATGGGGTGCACGTCCGGGGGGTGGGCGCGGTGCGGGGGGTTTCGGGGCGGGCCGGTGCTGGTGCTGGGGGGTGGGTTTCGCTCGCCGGCGCTGGCGGGGTGCCGCTGCGCCCACCCGTGCCGCCCCAGCGGCACGACTGCCCGCAGCTGCGCGCTCTGCGGTGCGTGCAGTGACTCGGCCGTCGATCGTCTGCGGGTCCGTTGTGGCTGGTCGCGCCCACGCGGCGGAGCCGCATATTCAGATACAGCCCCGCGCCCCTTTGGGGCGCTGCTCGACCGCAGCTGATTTCGCCAGGGACGGCAAGGGCGGGGATGAGGGCGCGGCTGCTCATGAGGGTGTCATCCAGCGGTCCCGTAGGCCTGCCAGGACTGCGATGGAGACCGTCAGGAGGACCAGGCTGAGGGCGATGGCGGCTGCTGGGTCGTTTTGGAGGGCCAGGTAGACCGC contains:
- a CDS encoding ABC transporter ATP-binding protein; protein product: MTDLDKAHQHTSRTNPEGLDAHLTVTRGPFHLNITLTAAPGEVVALLGPNGAGKTTALRALAGLTPLTAGHLHLDGTELHHTPPESRPVGVVFQDYLLFPHLTALDNVAFGPRCHGATKAEARAQAAEWLDRMGLTAHTTAKPRSLSGGQAQRVALARALATRPRLLLLDEPLAALDARTRLEVRAQLRRHLADFEAVAVLVTHDPLDAMVLADRLVVIEHGAVVQEGTPSDIARHPRTDYIAQLVGLNLYKGQAAGHTVHLDAGPDITTTEDLAGPVFVAFPPSAVTLHRDRPTGSSARNLWRCEVAGLETHGDQIRTDLTGELPLAADLTTVAAAELDLHPGAPVWATVKATQTHAYPA
- a CDS encoding PRC-barrel domain-containing protein, yielding MQTDIDPRNLIGRKAFDRSGTKIGTIDEVYLDDATGEPEWAAIRTGLFSRDAFVPLEPSELIEGALHVPFDRALIKDAPDFGVGRHLSPEQELQLYHHYGLDVAPPPSLPDRDFGKLAGTDDT
- the gcvP gene encoding aminomethyl-transferring glycine dehydrogenase, with translation MTAHRIPLSELEQGIPFEQRHIGPDQEARAKMLAQVGYGSLDELTAAAVPDVIKNADDLELPGARTEAEVLAELRTLADRNQVLGSMIGLGYYGTFTPPVILRNVMENPSWYTAYTPYQPEISQGRLEALLNFQTMVADLTGLPTSGASLLDEGTAAAEAMALSRRMGKNKKGLFLVDADALPQTIAVIETRAEPTGVEVVVADLSEGIPAEFAEREINGVLIQYPGASGAVRDIKPVIDRAHELGALVTVAADLLALTLLKSPGELGADIAVGTTQRFGVPMGFGGPHAGYMAVHEKFARSLPGRLVGVSVDADGHKAYRLALQTREQHIRREKATSNICTAQVLLAVMAGMYAVYHGPEGLKGIARRTHRYASILAEGLRSGGAEVVHGEYFDTVTVRVPGRAAEVVAAAYENGVNLRLVDADLVSIACDETTNRAQVGAVWSAFGVEADIEALDSGAADALPDALLRADEFLTHPVFHQHRSETAMLRYLRRLADRDYALDRGMIPLGSCTMKLNATTEMEPVTWPEFGQLHPFAPAEQAQGYLTLIRELEERLAEVTGYDKVSLQPNAGSQGEFAGLLAVRGYHRANGDEQRTVCLIPSSAHGTNAASAVMAGMKVVVVKTAEDGEIDVADLRAKIEQYRDELSVLMITYPSTHGVFEEHVADICAQVHEAGGQVYVDGANLNALVGLAKPGHFGGDVSHLNLHKTFCIPHGGGGPGVGPVGVRAHLAPYLPNHPLQPAAGPQTGVGPISAAPWGSAGILPISWAYVRLMGGEGLKRATQVAVLSANYIAKRLEPHYPVLYTGPGGLVAHECIIDLRPLTKATGVSVDDVAKRLIDYGFHAPTMSFPVAGTLMIEPTESEDLIELDRFCEAMIAIRAEIEKVGSGEWPADDNPLRNAPHTAGALGGEWKHAYTREEAVFPEGVSASGKYWPPVRRIDQAFGDRNLVCSCPPLDEYED
- a CDS encoding TOBE domain-containing protein; its protein translation is MTLSIRNQLPGTVVTITPGEVMATVGVRLTGGQSLTAAITVEAVTDLGLAPGSAVRALVKSTEVSLATAPVEGLSIRNQLPGTVTDITAGNAMASVKIRVEGGELTAAITKDAAAELALSPGTPVVALIKSTEVSLATA